A genomic window from Micromonospora sp. WMMA1947 includes:
- a CDS encoding DUF4232 domain-containing protein: protein MRRTALLIGALSGVTLMAACAPAQRPADGPPDALSTAPPRPAPLTAEPTPAATCSPEGIAITERGVSAAMGLRAMGLELVNCGDRPYELRGYPAVALRDADGDPVTVRILPGAKPITSGFDAPPTRIVLAPGERAGAALIWRNLVTDATVPATNGTELDVAPIGGRPAYPVALSGPIDLGNTGRLGVSAWKRSKPSADAPTPAAPPSPTTPPVNPL, encoded by the coding sequence ATGCGGAGAACGGCGCTCCTGATCGGCGCCCTCAGCGGCGTGACGCTGATGGCCGCCTGCGCCCCCGCCCAGAGACCTGCCGACGGACCGCCCGACGCGCTTTCCACGGCGCCGCCGCGACCGGCCCCCCTCACCGCCGAGCCGACTCCCGCCGCCACCTGCTCCCCGGAGGGCATCGCGATCACCGAACGCGGGGTCAGCGCCGCGATGGGGCTGCGGGCGATGGGCCTGGAGCTGGTCAACTGCGGCGACCGGCCGTACGAACTGCGCGGCTATCCGGCGGTCGCGCTCCGGGACGCCGACGGCGACCCGGTCACGGTGCGGATCCTCCCGGGCGCCAAGCCGATCACCTCCGGTTTCGACGCCCCGCCCACCCGGATCGTGCTGGCCCCCGGCGAGCGGGCCGGCGCGGCACTGATCTGGCGGAACCTGGTCACCGACGCGACGGTGCCGGCGACGAACGGCACCGAACTCGACGTCGCCCCGATCGGCGGCCGGCCGGCGTACCCGGTCGCCCTGAGCGGGCCGATCGACCTCGGCAACACCGGCCGGCTGGGTGTCAGCGCGTGGAAGCGCAGCAAGCCGTCCGCCGACGCGCCCACGCCGGCCGCCCCGCCGTCGCCCACGACTCCGCCGGTCAATCCGCTGTAG
- a CDS encoding metalloregulator ArsR/SmtB family transcription factor, whose product MELHEPELREVPVTAVLAALADDVRLQIVRALAPGGEHACGSFEFGVSKATRSHHLKVLREAGLTRTRVAGTTRYVRLRREELDRLYPGLLDAVLAERGRVA is encoded by the coding sequence ATGGAGCTGCACGAGCCCGAGCTGCGCGAGGTGCCGGTCACCGCCGTCCTGGCGGCGCTGGCCGACGACGTCCGGCTGCAGATCGTGCGCGCACTCGCGCCGGGCGGGGAACACGCCTGCGGGTCGTTCGAGTTCGGCGTCTCCAAGGCCACCCGCAGCCACCACCTCAAGGTGTTGCGGGAGGCCGGCCTGACCCGCACCCGGGTCGCCGGCACCACCCGCTACGTACGGCTGCGCCGCGAGGAGCTGGACCGCCTCTACCCGGGCCTGCTCGACGCGGTCCTCGCCGAGCGCGGCCGGGTGGCATGA
- a CDS encoding DMT family transporter encodes MRSRHATLPIFAAVSWGVMFPVLASALTRVDALNLTAARYVLATAVLLALLLAREGVAALATRRRGLEVVLLGALGFAGFNTLMNLALGHAAPQQIALFAATVPLVTQFVRWARDGVRPRPALLGISLVALAGVGLVITRGRLDGLGQFGWGGLLMIGAVLGWAFYTHGASRFPEWSALRYTTLTAVAGMVAMIGASAVADLTGLQHAPSAADLAAVAPQLTYAVLIAAALAVLAWNTGVRRLGPANAALFMNLVPVATFAVQIVRGYRPVAVELVGAGLTVAALVAANLVTRTPSAAVTTTAPDPVAAGPRWWTRSRWSDVEPAHTVGSRGGAAVSSA; translated from the coding sequence ATGCGTTCCCGTCACGCCACCCTCCCGATCTTCGCCGCGGTCAGCTGGGGCGTCATGTTCCCGGTGCTCGCCAGCGCGCTCACCCGCGTGGACGCGCTCAACCTGACCGCCGCCCGGTACGTGCTCGCCACCGCCGTGCTGCTCGCCCTCCTGCTGGCCCGCGAGGGGGTGGCCGCCCTGGCCACCCGGCGGCGCGGCCTCGAGGTGGTGCTCCTCGGCGCGCTCGGCTTCGCCGGGTTCAACACGCTGATGAACCTCGCCCTCGGCCACGCCGCGCCGCAGCAGATCGCGCTGTTCGCGGCCACCGTGCCGCTGGTCACCCAGTTCGTCCGCTGGGCGCGCGACGGCGTCCGCCCGCGTCCGGCGCTGCTCGGCATCTCCCTCGTCGCCCTGGCCGGTGTCGGCCTGGTGATCACCCGCGGCCGGCTCGACGGGCTGGGCCAGTTCGGCTGGGGCGGGCTGCTCATGATCGGCGCGGTGCTCGGCTGGGCGTTCTACACCCACGGCGCGAGCCGGTTCCCCGAGTGGTCCGCGCTGCGCTACACCACGCTGACCGCCGTCGCGGGCATGGTCGCGATGATCGGCGCCAGCGCCGTCGCCGACCTCACCGGACTCCAGCACGCGCCGTCCGCCGCCGACCTCGCCGCTGTCGCTCCCCAGCTCACGTACGCGGTGCTGATCGCCGCCGCCCTCGCGGTGCTGGCGTGGAACACCGGCGTCCGGCGGCTCGGCCCGGCCAACGCCGCGCTGTTCATGAACCTGGTGCCGGTGGCCACGTTCGCGGTGCAGATCGTGCGCGGGTACCGGCCGGTCGCGGTGGAGCTGGTGGGTGCCGGGCTGACCGTCGCCGCCCTGGTGGCGGCGAACCTCGTCACCCGTACCCCCTCGGCAGCGGTGACCACGACGGCGCCGGACCCGGTCGCGGCCGGCCCGCGGTGGTGGACCCGGTCGCGGTGGTCGGACGTTGAGCCGGCCCACACCGTGGGATCCCGAGGTGGCGCGGCCGTGAGCAGCGCATAG
- the thrC gene encoding threonine synthase — MTSTLPVATGIDTTLSPARALVCRACSARYPLAAQHACYECFGPLEVDYDTAALATVTREQIEAGPANIWRYAALLPAGQDPATRVTLDPGLTPLVAAPNLAAELGLSAPLWVKDDSANPTHSFKDRVVSVALTAARALGFSRYACASTGNLANSVAAHAARAGVPSIVFIPGDLEQGKVVTTAVYGGDLVAIDGSYDDVNRLCGELVETDEFEDTAFVNVNVRPYYAEGSKTLGYEVAEQLGWRIPAQVVIPMASGELLTKIDKAFTELVEIGLVEAPAGGWKVFGAQSAGCNPIATALHGDTDTITPVKPTGIAKSLNIGDPAAGLYALEAVRRTGGWMDYADDDEIREGIRLLARTTGVFAETAGGVTVAVLRKLLKSGRLDPSAETVVFNTGEGLKTLDAVATQVGPTHRIKPSLRAARDAGLLS; from the coding sequence ATGACGTCGACGCTTCCCGTCGCCACCGGTATCGACACCACCCTCAGCCCGGCCCGCGCCCTGGTCTGCCGTGCCTGTTCGGCGCGCTACCCGCTGGCCGCCCAGCACGCCTGCTACGAGTGTTTTGGGCCGCTGGAGGTGGACTACGACACCGCCGCCCTGGCCACCGTCACCCGTGAGCAGATCGAGGCCGGTCCGGCGAACATCTGGCGGTACGCCGCACTGCTGCCCGCCGGTCAGGACCCGGCCACCCGCGTCACGCTCGACCCGGGGCTGACCCCGCTCGTCGCCGCCCCGAACCTCGCGGCCGAGCTGGGGCTGAGCGCGCCGCTCTGGGTCAAGGACGACAGCGCGAACCCCACCCACTCGTTCAAGGACCGGGTGGTCTCGGTCGCGCTCACGGCGGCCCGGGCGCTCGGCTTCAGCCGCTACGCCTGCGCCTCCACCGGCAACCTCGCCAACTCCGTCGCCGCGCACGCCGCCCGGGCCGGCGTGCCGTCGATCGTCTTCATCCCCGGCGACCTGGAGCAGGGCAAGGTCGTCACCACCGCCGTCTACGGCGGTGACCTGGTCGCCATCGACGGCTCGTACGACGACGTGAACCGGCTCTGCGGCGAGTTGGTGGAGACCGACGAGTTCGAGGACACCGCGTTCGTCAACGTCAACGTGCGGCCCTACTACGCGGAGGGCTCCAAGACGCTCGGCTACGAGGTGGCCGAGCAGCTCGGCTGGCGGATCCCGGCCCAGGTGGTCATCCCGATGGCCAGTGGCGAGCTGCTCACCAAGATCGACAAGGCGTTCACCGAGCTGGTCGAGATCGGGCTGGTCGAGGCGCCGGCCGGTGGCTGGAAGGTGTTCGGCGCGCAGTCGGCCGGCTGCAACCCGATCGCCACCGCGCTGCACGGCGACACCGACACGATCACGCCGGTCAAGCCGACCGGCATCGCCAAGTCGCTGAACATCGGCGACCCGGCCGCCGGGCTGTACGCGCTGGAGGCGGTGCGCCGCACCGGCGGCTGGATGGACTACGCCGACGACGACGAGATCCGCGAGGGCATCCGGCTGCTCGCCCGTACCACCGGGGTGTTCGCCGAGACGGCGGGCGGCGTGACGGTGGCGGTCCTGCGCAAGCTGCTGAAGTCCGGCCGGCTCGACCCGTCCGCCGAGACGGTCGTGTTCAACACCGGCGAGGGCCTGAAGACGCTGGACGCGGTGGCCACCCAGGTCGGGCCGACCCACCGCATCAAGCCTTCCCTCCGCGCCGCCCGGGACGCCGGCCTGCTGTCCTGA
- a CDS encoding GNAT family N-acetyltransferase codes for MTLTVTPLDPTDRQTLDAVYGIACAAQAVDEPDLPDPCRRRFEALLSHPMPGIEGRWLVARLDGTPVGWLRLHLHTIENTENATVELTVDPAYRRRGIGRVLHEHGVRLLREHGGKRLVGSTTAALPGEEDRVFPGAAFAAAMGAKPALADVRRRLDVAGLDRDRLAALLAEARAAATGYRPVRWRDHTPEEYVADVARLQGRLLLDAPMGELDWEPEQVDAARVRDAERALDARGVRRYNTGVVHEASGRLVGWTQLALDAGSTGHAWQEITIVDPGHRGHRLGLLCKAENLEYALAHEPALWAVDTWNAVANRHMVAINEQLGFRPAAGSVDWQLTI; via the coding sequence ATGACGCTGACCGTGACGCCGCTGGACCCCACCGACCGGCAGACGCTCGACGCGGTGTACGGCATCGCGTGCGCCGCGCAGGCCGTCGACGAGCCCGACCTGCCCGACCCCTGCCGCCGGCGGTTCGAGGCGCTGCTGTCGCACCCGATGCCCGGCATCGAGGGACGCTGGCTCGTCGCCCGCCTCGACGGGACGCCGGTCGGCTGGCTCCGGCTGCACCTGCACACGATCGAGAACACCGAGAACGCGACCGTCGAACTGACCGTCGACCCGGCGTACCGGCGGCGCGGCATCGGCCGCGTGCTGCACGAGCACGGCGTGCGGCTGCTCCGCGAGCACGGCGGCAAACGCCTTGTCGGCTCGACCACCGCCGCCCTGCCCGGCGAGGAGGATCGGGTCTTCCCCGGCGCCGCGTTCGCCGCCGCCATGGGCGCCAAACCGGCGCTGGCCGACGTCCGCCGTCGCCTCGACGTGGCCGGACTCGACCGTGACCGACTCGCCGCGCTGCTGGCCGAGGCCCGCGCCGCGGCGACCGGATACCGGCCGGTGCGGTGGCGCGACCACACCCCCGAGGAGTACGTCGCGGACGTCGCCCGCCTCCAGGGCCGGCTGCTGCTCGACGCGCCCATGGGTGAGCTGGACTGGGAGCCGGAGCAGGTGGACGCGGCGCGGGTGCGGGACGCGGAGCGGGCGCTCGATGCCCGGGGCGTACGCCGCTACAACACCGGGGTGGTGCACGAGGCGTCCGGCCGGCTGGTCGGCTGGACCCAGCTCGCCCTGGACGCGGGCAGCACCGGCCACGCCTGGCAGGAGATCACCATCGTCGACCCCGGCCACCGCGGCCACCGGCTCGGCCTGCTCTGCAAGGCCGAGAACCTGGAGTACGCGCTGGCGCACGAACCGGCGTTGTGGGCCGTCGACACCTGGAACGCTGTTGCGAACCGGCACATGGTCGCGATCAACGAGCAACTCGGGTTCCGCCCGGCCGCCGGGTCCGTCGACTGGCAGTTGACGATCTGA
- the paaN gene encoding phenylacetic acid degradation protein PaaN: MTETPHPLYDRHRETLDRALTAIAERGYWSAYPESPSPRVYGETAAADGKATFEAYLGGDFPLDQAGDGATVATEVSPFGVTLDVRYPHAGADQLVSAASTALPAWRDAGPQTRVGVCLEILDRLHKNIFELANAVQFTSGQAFVMAFQAGGAHALDRALEAVAYAYAEMSRHPGTAGWEKAAGKGDPLRMTKTFHVVPRGVALVIGCNTFPTWNSYPGLFASLATGNPVVVKPHPRAVLPLAITVKYARQVLAEAGFDPNLVQLAPETDGEKLATTLALHPAVKIVDFTGSTEYGDWLEANARQAAVYTEKAGLNTVVIDSTDDFAGLCRNLGFTLTLYSGQMCTTSQNLLIPRDGISTDQGHKSFDEVAAGIAGAVAKLTADPARGVELTGAIVNDGVLERLDEVTKVGEPVLESRTVEHPSFPGAVVRTPTVVKLDASDTATYSREWFGPISFAIATDSTEHSLRILRETVGEKGALTAGVYSTDEAVLDEAEKAAIDAGVHLSCNLTGGVFVNQSAAFSDFHGSGANAAANSALTDGAYVANRFRIVQSRRHA; this comes from the coding sequence ATGACGGAGACCCCGCACCCCCTGTACGACAGGCACCGCGAGACCCTCGACCGGGCGCTGACCGCCATCGCGGAGCGCGGGTACTGGTCGGCCTACCCCGAGTCGCCCAGCCCTCGGGTGTACGGCGAGACCGCCGCCGCCGACGGCAAGGCCACCTTCGAGGCGTACCTGGGCGGGGACTTCCCGCTCGACCAGGCCGGTGACGGCGCCACCGTGGCCACCGAGGTCAGCCCGTTCGGGGTGACGCTGGACGTGCGCTACCCGCACGCGGGCGCCGACCAGTTGGTGTCCGCCGCGAGCACGGCGCTGCCCGCCTGGCGGGACGCCGGCCCGCAGACCCGGGTCGGTGTCTGCCTGGAGATCCTGGACCGGCTGCACAAGAACATCTTCGAGCTGGCGAACGCGGTGCAGTTCACCAGCGGTCAGGCGTTCGTGATGGCGTTCCAGGCCGGTGGCGCGCACGCGCTGGACCGCGCGCTGGAGGCGGTCGCCTACGCGTACGCCGAGATGAGCCGCCACCCGGGGACCGCCGGGTGGGAGAAGGCCGCCGGCAAGGGCGACCCGCTGCGGATGACCAAGACGTTCCACGTGGTGCCGCGCGGGGTCGCGCTGGTCATCGGCTGCAACACGTTCCCGACCTGGAACTCGTACCCCGGTCTGTTCGCCTCGCTGGCCACCGGCAACCCGGTGGTGGTGAAGCCGCACCCGCGCGCGGTGCTGCCGCTGGCGATCACGGTGAAGTACGCCCGTCAGGTGCTCGCCGAGGCCGGGTTCGACCCGAACCTGGTGCAGCTCGCCCCAGAGACCGACGGCGAGAAGCTGGCCACCACGCTGGCCCTGCACCCGGCCGTCAAGATCGTCGACTTCACCGGCTCCACCGAGTACGGCGACTGGCTGGAGGCGAACGCCCGGCAGGCCGCCGTCTACACCGAGAAGGCCGGCCTGAACACGGTGGTGATCGACTCCACCGACGACTTCGCCGGGCTCTGCCGCAACCTCGGCTTCACGCTGACGCTGTACAGCGGGCAGATGTGCACCACCTCGCAGAACCTGCTCATCCCGCGCGACGGCATCTCGACCGACCAGGGGCACAAGAGCTTCGACGAGGTGGCCGCCGGGATCGCCGGCGCGGTCGCCAAGCTGACCGCCGACCCGGCTCGGGGCGTCGAGCTGACCGGCGCGATCGTCAACGACGGCGTGCTGGAGCGGCTGGACGAGGTCACCAAGGTCGGCGAGCCGGTGCTGGAGTCGCGCACCGTCGAGCACCCGTCGTTCCCCGGCGCGGTGGTGCGTACGCCGACGGTGGTGAAGCTGGACGCCTCCGACACCGCCACGTACTCGCGGGAGTGGTTCGGGCCGATCTCGTTCGCCATCGCCACCGACTCGACCGAGCACAGCCTGCGCATCCTGCGCGAGACGGTGGGGGAGAAGGGCGCGCTCACAGCGGGCGTCTACTCCACCGACGAGGCGGTGCTGGACGAGGCCGAGAAGGCGGCGATCGACGCCGGCGTGCACCTGTCCTGCAACCTGACCGGCGGTGTCTTCGTCAACCAGTCGGCCGCGTTCTCCGACTTCCACGGCTCCGGCGCGAACGCGGCGGCCAACTCGGCGCTGACCGACGGCGCGTACGTGGCCAACCGGTTCCGGATCGTGCAGAGCCGCCGCCACGCCTGA
- a CDS encoding GNAT family N-acetyltransferase gives MTSATTTTTVRRVRPADAARMRALRLEMLADSPLAFLETVAEAAALPHAEYAARVAAVSRGDHTAQFVADPGGRLVGHAGGIAAPNEPGLTLVYAVYVTPARRGTGLLAALVDEVAAWSRACGRPELMMEVVVGNERAYRAYQKLGFVDTGVRVPHPRITGLHELQMRRSA, from the coding sequence ATGACCAGCGCGACCACCACGACCACCGTCCGCCGGGTCCGGCCGGCGGACGCCGCCCGGATGCGGGCGCTCCGGCTGGAGATGCTGGCCGACTCCCCGCTGGCGTTCCTGGAGACGGTGGCCGAGGCCGCCGCCCTGCCGCACGCGGAGTACGCGGCCCGGGTCGCGGCCGTCTCCCGGGGCGACCACACCGCGCAGTTCGTGGCCGACCCGGGCGGCCGTCTGGTGGGCCACGCCGGCGGCATCGCCGCACCGAACGAGCCGGGCCTGACGCTCGTCTACGCGGTCTACGTGACCCCGGCCCGGCGGGGCACCGGCCTGCTGGCGGCGCTCGTCGACGAGGTGGCCGCCTGGTCGCGCGCCTGCGGACGGCCCGAGCTGATGATGGAGGTCGTGGTCGGCAACGAACGCGCCTACCGGGCGTATCAGAAGCTGGGCTTCGTGGACACCGGCGTACGGGTGCCGCACCCCCGGATCACCGGCCTGCACGAACTCCAGATGCGCCGGTCCGCCTGA
- a CDS encoding cold-shock protein, protein MAQGTVKWFNAEKGYGFIAVDGGQDVFVHFSAIEMDGYKALDDGQRVEFEIAQGQKGPQAERVRVIA, encoded by the coding sequence GTGGCACAGGGCACCGTGAAGTGGTTCAACGCCGAAAAGGGCTACGGCTTCATCGCCGTCGACGGCGGGCAGGACGTCTTCGTCCACTTCTCCGCGATCGAGATGGACGGCTACAAGGCGCTGGACGACGGCCAGCGGGTCGAGTTCGAGATCGCGCAGGGGCAGAAGGGTCCGCAGGCCGAGCGGGTCCGCGTCATCGCCTGA
- the groL gene encoding chaperonin GroEL (60 kDa chaperone family; promotes refolding of misfolded polypeptides especially under stressful conditions; forms two stacked rings of heptamers to form a barrel-shaped 14mer; ends can be capped by GroES; misfolded proteins enter the barrel where they are refolded when GroES binds): MAKMIAFDEEARRGLERGMNQLADAVKVTLGPKGRNVVLEKKWGAPTITNDGVSIAKEIELEDPYEKIGAELVKEVAKKTDDVAGDGTTTATVLAQALVREGLRNVAAGANPMALKRGIEAAVANVSEELLKLAKDVETKEQIASTASISAADPSVGEIIAEAMDKVGKEGVITVEESNTFGLELELTEGMRFDKGYISAYFMTDPERMEAVFDDPYILIVNSKISSVKDLLPILEKVMQSGKPLLIIAEDLEGEALATLVVNKVRGTFKSVAVKAPGFGDRRKAMLTDIAILTGGQVISEEVGLKLDATGLEMLGRARKVVVTKDETTIVDGAGDAEQIQGRVNQIRAEIDKSDSDYDREKLQERLAKLAGGVAVIKVGAATEVELKERKHRIEDAVRNAKAAVEEGIVPGGGVALVQAGKTAFDKLDLAGDEATGAQIVKIALDAPLRQIAVNAGMEGGVVVERVRNLDPGHGLNAATGEYVDLLAAGIIDPAKVTRSALQNAASIAALFLTTEAVVADKPEKTPAAPAGPGGGEMDF; encoded by the coding sequence ATGGCCAAGATGATCGCATTCGACGAAGAGGCGCGCCGCGGCCTCGAGCGGGGCATGAACCAGCTCGCCGACGCCGTGAAGGTGACCCTCGGCCCCAAGGGCCGCAACGTCGTGCTCGAGAAGAAGTGGGGTGCCCCCACCATCACCAACGATGGTGTGAGCATCGCCAAGGAGATCGAGCTCGAGGACCCGTACGAGAAGATCGGCGCCGAGCTGGTCAAGGAGGTCGCGAAGAAGACCGACGACGTCGCCGGTGACGGCACGACGACGGCGACCGTCCTGGCCCAGGCCCTGGTTCGTGAGGGTCTGCGCAACGTGGCCGCCGGCGCCAACCCGATGGCCCTGAAGCGGGGCATCGAGGCGGCCGTGGCCAACGTCTCGGAGGAGCTGCTCAAGCTCGCCAAGGACGTGGAGACCAAGGAGCAGATCGCCTCCACCGCCTCCATCTCCGCCGCCGACCCCAGCGTCGGCGAGATCATCGCCGAGGCGATGGACAAGGTGGGCAAGGAAGGTGTCATCACCGTCGAGGAGAGCAACACCTTCGGCCTGGAGCTCGAGCTCACCGAGGGCATGCGCTTCGACAAGGGCTACATCTCCGCCTACTTCATGACCGACCCGGAGCGTATGGAGGCCGTCTTCGACGACCCGTACATCCTGATCGTCAACAGCAAGATCTCGTCGGTGAAGGACCTGCTCCCGATCCTGGAGAAGGTCATGCAGTCGGGCAAGCCGCTGCTGATCATCGCCGAGGACCTGGAGGGCGAGGCCCTGGCCACCCTGGTGGTCAACAAGGTCCGTGGCACCTTCAAGTCGGTCGCCGTCAAGGCGCCGGGCTTCGGTGACCGCCGCAAGGCCATGCTGACCGACATCGCCATCCTCACCGGTGGCCAGGTCATCAGCGAGGAGGTCGGCCTCAAGCTGGACGCGACCGGCCTCGAGATGCTGGGCCGCGCCCGCAAGGTCGTCGTGACCAAGGACGAGACCACCATCGTCGACGGTGCCGGTGACGCCGAGCAGATCCAGGGCCGGGTGAACCAGATCCGGGCCGAGATCGACAAGAGCGACTCCGACTACGACCGGGAGAAGCTGCAGGAGCGTCTGGCCAAGCTGGCCGGCGGTGTTGCGGTGATCAAGGTCGGCGCGGCCACCGAGGTCGAGCTGAAGGAGCGCAAGCACCGCATCGAGGACGCCGTCCGCAACGCGAAGGCCGCCGTCGAGGAGGGCATCGTCCCGGGTGGTGGCGTCGCGCTGGTGCAGGCCGGCAAGACCGCCTTCGACAAGCTGGACCTGGCCGGTGACGAGGCGACCGGCGCGCAGATCGTCAAGATCGCGCTGGACGCCCCGCTGCGGCAGATCGCCGTCAACGCCGGCATGGAGGGTGGCGTCGTCGTCGAGCGGGTCCGCAACCTCGACCCGGGTCACGGCCTCAACGCCGCGACCGGCGAGTACGTGGACCTGCTGGCCGCGGGCATCATCGACCCGGCCAAGGTGACGCGTTCCGCGCTGCAGAACGCCGCCTCGATCGCCGCGCTGTTCCTCACCACCGAGGCCGTCGTGGCGGACAAGCCGGAGAAGACCCCGGCCGCCCCGGCGGGCCCGGGTGGCGGGGAGATGGACTTCTGA
- a CDS encoding GNAT family N-acetyltransferase, giving the protein MDVEIIELGRDRLPEVVELCRLSLDLPEDAAEASAVVVTVAERAGADRPVLRLGAVRDGALVGVLIGSLSAADPRLGHVDLVAVAPTERRQGVGGALLTEAESRLGALGADEVLLAGNPPHYAWPGIDVRYTPAVCAAQRLGYRQDRTAWNMTADLSEGSAALRSTEAAEQRLAGRGVTVRRAGSDDLPALAAFARSTFGGTWDGELAGSVGRPDAGVHVAERDGEILGFAAYGSARPSWFGPMGTAPAAEGSGIGGVLLRRCLRDQAAAGITAAQIGWVGPVPFYSNAAGARIERVFFLYRKAINRA; this is encoded by the coding sequence ATGGACGTGGAGATCATCGAGCTGGGCCGGGACCGGCTGCCCGAGGTGGTCGAGCTGTGCCGGCTGTCGCTCGACCTGCCGGAGGACGCGGCCGAGGCGTCGGCCGTGGTGGTCACGGTGGCCGAGCGGGCCGGGGCCGACCGCCCGGTGCTGCGCCTCGGCGCGGTACGCGACGGCGCGCTGGTCGGCGTCCTGATCGGGTCGCTGTCGGCGGCCGATCCGCGCCTCGGCCACGTCGACCTGGTCGCGGTCGCGCCGACGGAGCGCCGCCAGGGCGTGGGCGGGGCGCTGCTGACCGAGGCGGAGAGCCGGCTCGGCGCGCTCGGGGCGGACGAGGTGCTGCTCGCCGGAAACCCGCCGCACTACGCCTGGCCCGGCATCGACGTGCGCTACACCCCGGCGGTCTGCGCCGCCCAGCGGCTCGGCTACCGGCAGGACCGTACCGCCTGGAACATGACCGCCGACCTGTCCGAGGGGTCGGCGGCGCTGCGCTCCACCGAGGCCGCCGAGCAGCGGCTGGCCGGGCGGGGCGTGACGGTACGCCGAGCCGGCTCCGACGACCTGCCGGCCCTGGCCGCGTTCGCCAGGTCCACGTTCGGCGGCACCTGGGACGGTGAGCTGGCCGGTTCGGTGGGGCGGCCGGACGCGGGAGTGCACGTCGCCGAGCGGGACGGCGAGATCCTCGGGTTCGCCGCGTACGGGTCGGCGCGGCCGAGCTGGTTCGGGCCGATGGGCACCGCACCGGCGGCGGAGGGCTCCGGGATCGGCGGCGTGCTGTTGCGCCGCTGCCTGCGCGACCAGGCGGCCGCCGGGATCACCGCGGCGCAGATCGGCTGGGTGGGGCCGGTGCCGTTCTACTCGAACGCGGCGGGGGCCCGGATCGAGCGGGTGTTCTTCCTCTACCGGAAAGCCATTAACAGGGCATAG